The DNA window CGCGGCGATCACGACCAGGAAGATCTGAATCAGGAGCAGCGTGCTGTTCTGCTCGGACTCACCGGGGATATGGTCGCTCACTTGCTTCTTGCTGCCGACCATCGTGTCGGGAACGGCAGTCGGAATCTGCACGAGCGCTGTCCCGGATCCCTTTACCAGCACGGCCGTCGCGGTCGATTCCTGGTAACCGCCGCCGGCGGCTCGCGCCGATTGCCAAAGCTCGAGGGGCATGAAGATCACTGGGGCAATGCGATAGGACTGCCCGGAGACGATGCCGGTGACGTCGAGCTCGATGCCCTCCGGTTCGAGTGTTAGCGAGTCGCCGACCCCGATCCCTTTCTTTGCCAGCGATTCGTCGATGACGACTCCGTTCGTCGTGTCACCGATCCACGTCCCCTCGTCGATCGAAGGCGTCACCATGCCAGCCGGGTCCACTCCGAAGAGCGAGACCCCAATGAGCGAATCGCTCGCCTCCGACTTCACGCTCGCGGAGGAGATACCGATCAGTTCCGCCGCTTCGACTCCGGGCAGCGACGCGATCGACGACGCATCGTTAGCCTTGATCGTGGAGCGATCCAGTTGATAGTCGCTTCCTGCGCTGACGACGATGCCGTTGGCGGGTAGCGCCTCGATGGCTGCGGTGTTGCCTTCACTCAGCCCATTCGCGAGTCCGGAGATGATGAAAACCAGACTGGACACCATGACGATGACTAGCGTGATCAGGGCGAATCGCAACTTCGCGTGCCAGATTTCTCGCAACGCCAGAAACACAGTAGTTCTCCCGCAACCGCTCGTCCGCGCAACCGCCGTCGAGCCAAACCCATTCTTTCCTAGTCAAGATTGACTAATCACGGATATACTATCGTCGAGCACGCGGATAGTCAAGAATGACTAATCGAAAATGAAATGAGCAGCGCCTTGGATACTCAGATCGAGCAGACGCAGATCGACACGACGGGATGGGACGAACGAGCCCTGCTCCTGCTTGGCGTCCTCATGAGTCAGGATCAGCACGGATACCAGATCAATGAGTTCATCGAACGGGCGCTCTGTCGTGTGACGACGATGAAGAAGCCAACGGCCTACGCGCTGCTCGATCGGCTATCCGCGCGGGGGTATATCGACGAGTATCACGAGCAGGCAGGCAACCGGCCGCAACGACGGGTCTATTCGATAACCCCGGACGGGCGTTCGTTGTTCTACGCACTGCTCAGGGAGAATCTGGCTGAAACAAGCAGCGCCACCGACGAGGGCGACATTGGCTTGATGCTGATGCAGTATCTGGAGCGGAAGGATGCGATCGAGCGGCTGCGACAGCGACTGGCGAAGGTCGAGGCGCTGATCGCGGATCAGGCGGAGATTCCGCCCCACAAGGGCAAGATCAGTGTCGACCTGGCGCTCGACCATCTGCGCGCCATTCGCATCGCCGATCGGGATTGGCTCACGCGGAAAATCGCCGAGCTCGAATCCGAATCGGCCGCATCATGACCCATCGACGATACTCAGATCGTCGACTTCCCGCTTGAGATCCTCAAGATCGGTGAACTCGCGATAGACCGATGCGAATCGAATATAGGCGACGTGATCGACCTGTTTGAGTTGCTGGAGGACGGCTTCGCCGATCGCCGACGACGGGATTTCGGCATTGCCCTGGGCGAGGAGATCGGCTTCGACTCGTTGGACGAGTTGATCGATCTGCTCTTCGCCGACCGGGCGCTTGGTTAGCGCGACGCGCAGTTTCTGGCGCAGCTTCTCCGGATCGAACTCCTGGCGGCGCCCGTCCTTCTTGACGACTACCAGGCCCGCGAGATCGATTCGCTCGAAAGTCGTGAAGCGTCGTCCGCACAGCAGGCATTCTCGCCGGCGGCGAATAGCGCTCCCTCCGGAGATCTCCCGGCTATCGGTTACTCGCGAATCAGGCGCCTGACAATATGGGCATTTCATCCGCGCGCCTCCTCTCGTTCATCGGGCCCACGGACATGTCTGTCATGCGATCTGGCTAACGTTCACGCAGGAAGCGGATGATGCTCGATTCTTCATCGAACTCATCGTCCGGCAGGACCGGGCTGTAGTGCGGCGCGCGTGGCGCGTGGTCATTCTGGCCCGTTCGATAGACCTGTTGGCGCTGCTGTTGCGGGTGCTGACGCGACGGCCGGCGCATCTGGTGCTGGAATTCCGGCATCTGATCCCGGTCGTTGAAACCGGTGGCGATGAGCGTGATCATCACGGAATCGCCCATCGATTCATCGATCGACGTGCCGTAGATGATCTCGGCATCTTCGTCTACGGCCGCGCGGATGATCTCCGCCGCGTCACTCGTTTCGGTCAGCGTGAGATTTGAGCTCCCGGTGATGTTGTAGAGCACCCCGGTGGCGCCTTCGATGCTGGTCTCCAACAGCGGGCTCGCGATCGCTTCCTTGGCCGCATCGATCGTGCGGGTTTCGCCAGTGCCGAACCCAATCGCCATCAACGCCGACCCCGCGTTGTGCATGATCGTGCGCACGTCGGCGAAGTCGAGGTTGATGACGCCCGGCTTCGTAATCAGATCCGAGATACCACCGATCCCTTGCCGCAAGACATCGTCCGCGGTGCGGAACGCCTCGGTAATGGGCGTTTTCGGATCGACCAGTTGCAACAGCCGTTCGTTGGGGATCGTGATCAACGCGTCGACGCTTTCACGCAGCGCGGTGATCCCCTCGTCGGCAGCCTTACGTCGCCGCGTCCCTTCGAATTCGAATGGCCGCGTGACGACACCAACTGTCAGCGCGCCCGCGTTCTTGGCAATCTTGGCAATCACGGGCGACGCGCCGGTGCCCGTGCCTCCACCCATCCCGGCCGTGATGAAAACCATGTCCGTGTTGCGCACCAGCTCCTGAAGCTGGTCGGCGCTTTCTTCGGCGGCCCGCATGCCCACCTCGGGCCGCCCACCGGCGCCAAGCCCCTTGGTTAGCTTGTCACCGATGCGCACCGAGATGTTGGCGTTGCTGTTGAGCAGCGCCTGGCCATCGGTGTTGACGGAAACGAATTCGATCCCGTCGACCCCCATCTCCACCATCCGGTTGATGGCGTTGCCACCGGCGCCACCGACGCCGATGACCTTGATGCGGGCGAAGGTCTGAGGTGCAAGACGATTTGACACAGGGCGCTCGATTGGCATGACGGGCTGGTCGCCCGAGACGGTGCGTGGAGTGGTCTGAAACGGTGTTGGACTGGGCTCGGAGGGCGACCGAAAGTCACGGCGCGGCTGCTCGGCTGATCGCTGTCCCTCTGCTGGCATCCACTCGTCCTTCGCACCAGCCGGGGAAACTTGCCGCCGATTGGTGAGTTTTGCGACACGTGACCGAAGTCACTCGATGATACGGTCCGGCCGTCCAGTTCGATCGGTTTTCGCTTGCGCGGGAATCACGAGACGCCCGGACGGCGAGTTACCGGACGGTTGGGCAGTATATCACGGCAACGGTTCGGCTCTGGCGTACAGCGTCCCAGCGCGCAAACCCTCCCGGCTCAGAACCGAATCACGAGTGGGCTGCGGATGCCTTTCGGTCCTCGGAACGGGCAAGCGCGAGTTGCAGCAGGCGCTCCACCAACTCGGGAAGACTGATCCCGGAGGCTTCCCACAGCCGTGGATACATGCTGATCGAGGTGAATCCTGGCATCGTATTCACCTCGTTCAGCAAGACCTGACCGGTGTCGACGTCGAGGAAGAAATCGACCCGCGCCAGCCCGGCAAGATCGAGCGCAATGAACGCTTCCACCGCGATGCGCTGTATCTCTGCCTGCACGTCAGCAGGAATGTCCGCTGGAACCAGGAGCTGGCTCCCCTCGTCGACGTACTTCGCGCTGTAGTCGTAGAACTCGTTGACCGAGACGACTTCGCCGACGACAGATGCAATCGGATCCTCATTGCCGAGCACAGAGACTTCCAGTTCGCGCGCGTTGACGCCCTTCTCGACCACGATGCGCCGGTCGAGCCGGCCAGCCAATTCCATCGCCGCAGCCAACTCGGTCGGGTTGTGCACCTTGCTCACGCCGACGCTGGAGCCCATGTTGGCCGGCTTGACGAAGCATGGGTAGCCCAACTGGATACTGATCTTGCCTGCCACGGCGCCAGGGTCCCGTTCCCAATCCCGCCGGTTCACCAGCAGCCACGGCGCTTGTGGAATACCGTGCTGCTCGAAGACCAGCTTGGCCATCGCCTTGTCCATGGCAAGCGCCGAACCGAGCACATTCGAACCGACGTAGGGGATACCCGCCAGCTCCAACATCCCCTGGACCGTCCCGTCTTCCCCCATCGGACCATGCAGGACGGGAAAGACTACGTCGATGTCGGCCCCGAAGCCGCCTGGCAACGATTGCGAGGTCGAAGCCAACGCAATCTCCAACGTTTCCGCATCAGGCTCGGAAGGACCCTCGAGCGCAAAGAGCGGCGACGAAGCCGTAAGCTGCGCCATCGAGTCAGACCCGGTCAGCCACTGCCCCTCCCGCGTCACGCCGATGGGTATCGCTTCGAAGCGGGTTTCATCGAGCGCTCCCAGAACGGTCTGCGCCGACCGGAGCGAAACATCGTGCTCGCCCGACTGGCCTCCAAAGATGACCGCGACCCGCACTTTCCGCCCGGCTGCGTCGTCGATCCGATCCTGTCCGCTCATAGCACGCTCCTTCCGGCGAATTCGCCGATGGGTTCGATTTCGGTTTCCAGATGCACGCCAAAGCGGTCGAGCACCACCGCTTGCGCGTGCGCGATCAGCGCCAACACCTGTTCCGCGGTGCCAGTGCCATCGTTGACGATGAAGTTCGAATGAATGGTCGAGAACCGCACCCCACCGATCGCGAAGTCCTTCAGACCGGCCGCTTCGATCAACCGACCTGCGTAGTCGTCTGGCGGATTGGTGAACGTCGAGCCGGCGCATCGTCCGGTTGGCTGGGTACGGTGGCGATAATCCGCATGGTCGTCGGCCAGGCGCCGGAGTTCCACCGGATCGCCTTTCGGCAGCACGAGTTCCACCCAGTTCACCGCCACGCCGCGGGGTTGGGAAGCGTCCTTCAGGCGAGTATGCCGGTAGGTCGGGTTCAGCCAGGCTCGGTCGTGCCGCTCGGTCGATGCGTCGGACAGCGCAATCTCGACAACGTCCAGGTGGTCCTTCATCTCCGTGCCGTGCGCTCCGGCATTGTTGACGGTGGCGCCACCGATTGCCCCGGGCAGCCCGACGCCCCAATCCATGCCGGCCCATCCCTGCTCGCAGCAGTGACGGCCGACCCAGGAGAGCGGCGCCTGCGCCCCAACCCGAACCCGCACCCAATCGCCCTGGTCTTCATGCGTGAGCAACGACTCTGCGCGCTCGCCCGGAGTGCGCGCCACGATGACGAGCCCTCGAATGCCCTCGTCCCCCACCAGCAGATTGCTGCCACCGCCGATAACGGTCACCGGCAGGCCTTCGTCGTGCGCCCATGACAATGCGGCCATGACCTTGTCGGGGTGTCCTGCACGGACGACATAGTCGGCTGGGCCACCGATTCGCCAGGTCGTCATGTTGGCCATCGGCGCATTGGCCAACAGCTTGAGGTCAGGAAAACCGGGAATGGTCGTCTGGGCAAGCGAAGATACGGTGCGGTTCATAGCAGGGACCGTGCGGACTAGTCGATCGAACCTCGTTCGAGCGCGCGAACGAGGGCGGGAGCGGCATGGGTGACATCGCCAGCGCCGATAGTGAGCACCACATCCCCTTCCTGCAGAAGAGGATAAACCGCCGGGACCACATCGGACACCCCGCCGACCAATTGGGCACGCGGTCCAATCAGCCGTTGCACGTCCGCTGACGACACCGTGCCGCCGTCGATTTCTCGTGCAGCGTAGATGTCCAGCAGGGCTATCTCATCCGCCTCAGCAAGCGCGGCCGCGAAATCATTCAGCAACGCCTCTGTGCGCGAGAAGGTATGCGGCTGGAAGACAGCCCAAAGTCTGCGATCTGGGAATCGGTCACGAGCGGCATGCAACGTGGCCGCGATCTCCGTCGGATGATGAGCATAGTCGTCGATGACCGTCACACCGGCAGCCTGGCCCACCAGTTCGAACCGGCGGCCTACGCCGCCGAAGGTTGCCAGCGCCACGACGCTCGCTTCCATGTCGAAACCGAGGTGGGTCAACACCGCAAGCGCGGCGACTGCGTTCATGACGTTGTGCTTGCCAGGCACCTGAAGCTCGAGCGGGATTGGCCGACCGCCACGCGGCGTGACAAACCAACGGTCATCTCGCTTCGTCACGCGCCAATCGCTGCCAGGCTCCTCACCAAACGTAATGACCTGAAACGGTTCGACTGCCAACCCGGGCAGGATGCGCGCCACACCGGGATCATCCCCTCGTGCGACCAGCACCCCGCCGGGCTCGATCTGCCGCGCGAAACGGGCAAATGCCTCGTCGTAGCTCTCAGGCGTGAAGAGATCGGGATGATCGAACTCGATGTTGGTGATAATCGCGGCATCGGGATGCAAGGTCCAGAACGATCGGTCGTACTCGTCCGCCTCGACCACGATGTGCGCTCCATCGGTCCAGGCCGAGTTCGAACCGCTGCTGCCAACGACTGCGCCTACGAAATACGACGGTTCGGCTCCGAGCGCATGCAGCGCCGTTGCAAGCATTCCGGAGGTGGTCGATTTTCCGTGCGATCCTGCCACCGCGATGGACGTTTTCTTGCGGGCCAGCATGCCGAGCAGGAGCGCGCGCTTGATGATCGGAACGCCTGCTTCACGCGCTGCAATGATTTCGGGATTGTCGCGGACCGCCGCCGTTATGACGACCAGGTTCGCTATTGCGGCCAATTCTGTGAGGTCATGACCGCGTTGAATGACGATCCCCCTGGCCGCAAGCTGCTCGGTTTGGGCATTGGTCCCGGAATCAGACCCGGTCACGACGAATCCCTGCTCGTGCAAGACCGCCGCAAGCCCGCTCATGCCGATCCCGCCGATACCGATGAAATGAACACGAGCGGGTGGATTGGGAAGCACGTCGAGCGTCATCGGGTTGCCCTCGCGTTGTGTCCGGAAAGCGTTGCCACGGCCTGTCGGAACTTGTCGCCCCGATCGAACTCGTCACGGAACAGTCCGAATGAGGCGCACCCTGGGGAGAGCAGCACGACATCCCCCGCTCGCGCAAGCGAGGCCCCTTTCTCAACGGCGGCGTCCATCGAGTCGAATGGCCCAAACCAGGAACCTCCCGCAGCCGCGATCGCATCCATCAGGAAGGGCGTGGCAGTACCCTCGAGCAGGATCACGGATGCGGCTTTGGTCGCCAGGGCTGTTCCAAGCGATGCCAGATCGAGCTTCTTGTCGAAACCGCCCGCAATGACGTGCACGCGGCGTCCGGGATACGCATCCAACGCCGCGATTGCAGCGGCCGGAGCAGTGGCGGCAGTATCGTTCACGTAGAGCACGCCATCGATCTCGGCCACGAGCTCGTTCCGGTTTGGAACCCCCTGGTAGGCATCGAGACCAGTTCGAATCGCCTCCTCGCCAGCGCCTCGCATGATTGCCGCGGCGATAGCGGCCATCGCGTTCATGCGCTGATGCATCCCCTGATAGACGAATCGATCGGGCAGCTCGACGCAGCCAATCGAAACAGCAGTCACCCAGCAGACGGTGCGGTCTTCGAGCCAGAATCCATGATCGACTGGCCGAACCGAACCAAACGAAACGATGCGGGCCCGGGTGTGCTCGGCCGCGCGCCAGGCTTCTGCGTTGTCCCGGTTGACGATCAGCGAGTCGTCTGGCGAGAGGTGCCGAGCAATGCTGCGTTTGGTCTCGGCGTAGTCGTCGAAATCGTCATAGGTATCGAGGTGATCTTCATGGATGTTGGTCAGCACGGCGATCGACGGTCCAATCTGACGCTCGTCCATCGCCTCCAGCTGCCAATTGGAGATTTCCAGCACAACCGGGGTGTCGGCTTCGAGCTCGGCAAGAAACGCCACCGCGGAAACGCCCATGTTGCCAGCAAGCACCGTATTCGGGCGCCAGGCCCGCAACAGGGCTCCAGTCAGCGTCGCGGTGCTGGTTTTCCCCTTTGTGCCCGTGATGCCGATGACCGGGGCCGGCGAGGCCTGCAGAAAGATCGACATTTCCATTTCGACAGGAACGCCGCTGTCCCGCGCCAGCGCAAGAAAGGGTGACGAACGACGCACCGCAGGGTTGCGCACCACCAGATCGGCGCCTTCTGGCGTGAAATGGCGCTCCTGATGACCACCGAGCGCGAATTGGATGGGAAGGTCGCGCAACTCGCTCAACGTGTCGGCCAGTTCCGCTTCGGATTTTCCGTCGGTGACCGTTACGATCGCGCCCTGTTCGGCGAAATACCGCGCGACGCCCAGACCGCCGGCACGCGTGCCGAGACCCATCACGGTAACCCGTTTTCCCTGATATGAGATCACCCTGGGGATTCCTGGAGCACGGGGATCAGAGGAGCGCGAACGCCACGCCGATCAAACCAAACATCATGCCGATGATCCAGAAGCGCAGCGTCACCTGCGTTTCCGACCAACCGTCTTCCTTCTCTTCGAAGTGATGATGGAGCGGGGTCATCTTGAAAATGCGCTTGCCGCCCGTCCACTTGAAGTAGCTGACCTGAAGCATAACCGAGACGATTTCGGCCACGAACACGATGCCAACGATCGGAAGAAGCAACCATTGGCCGGTCATGAAGGCACAGACCGCAAGCGTCGCACCCAGCATCAGCGAGCCGGTGTCCCCCATGATGACCTGAGCGGGATGCGCATTGAACCAGAGAAAACCCAGCAAGCTGCCAACCATGGTGAAGCTGAACGTCACAACGCCTACCTGCCCCTGCTGGTAGGCAATCACGCCATAGGCGACGAACGCGATCGCGGAGAGCCCACCGGCGAGGGAGTCGAGCCCATCGGTGATGTTGACCGCGTTGGACATGGCGATGATGGTGAGAATGGCGATCGGGAGGTAGAGCAACCCCAGGCTGTAGCTCCCCATGAAGGGGATATAGACGTGATGCAGTCCGAGGCCGTACGGGTCGGGGAGATAAAGCAGCAACCCCGCTATGAACGAAATCCAGGTTTGCCAAAAGAGCTTGCGGCGCGCCGTCATCCCATGCCGCTTGGCGCCGACGAAACTCTGCCGATCGTCGAGCGCGCCCAGGATGGCAAACGCCACCAGAATGCCAACCGGCAGCAACATCGAGAGCCGACCGGCGAGATTGAACACCACCGTCAGGATGACCACCGTGGTCGACACCATGATGCCGCCCATTGTTGGCACACCCATCTTGACGATATGGCTGGCTGGGCCCTCTTTGCGGATCTGCTTGCCGGCCTTCTTGACGCGCAGAAGGGTGACGATAGGCCGGCCGATCAGCACAGTAACGATGAACGCCAGGCTCGCCAATGCCAGCGAGACGGCCATGTTCTGATTCGGATCGGTCGGCATGACGCTCGTCACGAGAACGCCGAAGTTCAGGTGACCGGCAGCAGTGGCATCGCTCATGCGATTGGGTTCGAATCCTCAGTAACGTTCACGAGCGCTCGCACGATACGCTCCATTTCCAGCCCGCGCGATCCCTTGAGCAACACAAGATCCCCGTCGGAGAGTTCAGACAGGAGGCTGGCGGTGAGTTCCTCGCGCTGGTCTTCGTGGAATGATTGCACGCTGAGGGATGAACCGTCGACTTTGGCCGTTTCACGCGCGGACTCGGCAATTTTCATTGCCAACTCGCCAAACGTCAGGAGCAGGTCAACCGATCGCGCCGCCGTCTCCCCCACAATTCGATGCTGTTCATCGGTTTCCGCGCCGAGCTCGCGCATTCCGCCGAGTACGGCAATGCGGCGCGCAGCAGGAGTCTCACGCAGCACGCGGAGCGCGCTGAGGACCGATGGGGCGCTGGCGTTGTAGGTGTCGTCGATCAAGCGTGAGCCGTTAGGACCTGCAACCGCCACCAGGCGGATCTGCACCGACCGGTCGCTCAACGGTTCGAGCATGTCATCGAGCTCGAGTCCGAGCGCATGGCCGCACAGGAGCGCCGCCATCACAAGCTCCACCGAATGCGCGCCCGCAAGCGGCAGAGAAATCCGCCGTGTCGGCCAAAGCCCGTGCAGCGTGAACGCGATGCCGTCGTTCCCGAAGGTTTCCAGGTCGCCGTACCAAAGCGTGTTCGTCGCATCCGAACCATAGGTCAAGACCGTGGCCCCGGTATGTTCGGCCATGGCGCGAACGCGAGGATCATCCCCATTCAGCACCGCGAAACCGGACGAATCGAGCGCGGCCGGGAGTTCGCGTTTGGTCTCGGCAATTGCCTCGATGCTGCCCAAGCGCTCCAGATGGATTGGATGCACAGTGGTGACGACCCCGACGTGCGGTTTGGCGATCTGCGCCAACAGCGCAACTTCGCCCATTGCGTAAGCGCCGCCCATTTCGAGCACCGCCGTCTGAACGTCCGGCCCGATCTCCAGAATCGAGAGCGGAAGTCCGATTTCGCTGTTCATGTTCCCAGGGCTGCGATAGGTGACGTATCTGGCCCCGAGCACCGCGGCTATCGTCTCCTTGGTGCTGGTCTTGCCGAGACTCCCGGTGACCCCTACCACGCCAATATCGAGCTTCGCGCGCCGCGCGGCCGCCAGCTGCTGAAGCGCTTCGACTGGATCGGGGACCGCGATCAGTGGAATGCTCATGTCGGCGTGCTGTGCCGCCCAATCGGCGCGCACGAGCGCGGCGGACGCCCCGTGCGCAGCCGCATCGGCCACGAACGCGTGCCCATCGTGCACCTCGCCCTTGACCGCGATGAAGAGATCGTTGGGCTTCACATCGCGGGAATTGCGCTCGATCCAGCGGAATTCGGTCTCTGGATCGATGACTCCGATCACCTCTGCGCCGGACGCATCGAGTAGTTCCGACAGGGGAATCGGAGGTGAAGTCCGCGCGCGAGCAGGTGCGGGCACTGGTCGAGGTCCTCTCAAGGTAGCCGCTCAGCCACGCGCATGATGGCGCTGCGGCTGCGCGAGTTGCGTTCGATTTCAGCAT is part of the Thermomicrobiales bacterium genome and encodes:
- a CDS encoding ABC transporter permease, coding for MFLALREIWHAKLRFALITLVIVMVSSLVFIISGLANGLSEGNTAAIEALPANGIVVSAGSDYQLDRSTIKANDASSIASLPGVEAAELIGISSASVKSEASDSLIGVSLFGVDPAGMVTPSIDEGTWIGDTTNGVVIDESLAKKGIGVGDSLTLEPEGIELDVTGIVSGQSYRIAPVIFMPLELWQSARAAGGGYQESTATAVLVKGSGTALVQIPTAVPDTMVGSKKQVSDHIPGESEQNSTLLLIQIFLVVIAA
- a CDS encoding PadR family transcriptional regulator: MSSALDTQIEQTQIDTTGWDERALLLLGVLMSQDQHGYQINEFIERALCRVTTMKKPTAYALLDRLSARGYIDEYHEQAGNRPQRRVYSITPDGRSLFYALLRENLAETSSATDEGDIGLMLMQYLERKDAIERLRQRLAKVEALIADQAEIPPHKGKISVDLALDHLRAIRIADRDWLTRKIAELESESAAS
- the nrdR gene encoding transcriptional regulator NrdR, giving the protein MKCPYCQAPDSRVTDSREISGGSAIRRRRECLLCGRRFTTFERIDLAGLVVVKKDGRRQEFDPEKLRQKLRVALTKRPVGEEQIDQLVQRVEADLLAQGNAEIPSSAIGEAVLQQLKQVDHVAYIRFASVYREFTDLEDLKREVDDLSIVDGS
- the ftsZ gene encoding cell division protein FtsZ encodes the protein MSNRLAPQTFARIKVIGVGGAGGNAINRMVEMGVDGIEFVSVNTDGQALLNSNANISVRIGDKLTKGLGAGGRPEVGMRAAEESADQLQELVRNTDMVFITAGMGGGTGTGASPVIAKIAKNAGALTVGVVTRPFEFEGTRRRKAADEGITALRESVDALITIPNERLLQLVDPKTPITEAFRTADDVLRQGIGGISDLITKPGVINLDFADVRTIMHNAGSALMAIGFGTGETRTIDAAKEAIASPLLETSIEGATGVLYNITGSSNLTLTETSDAAEIIRAAVDEDAEIIYGTSIDESMGDSVMITLIATGFNDRDQMPEFQHQMRRPSRQHPQQQRQQVYRTGQNDHAPRAPHYSPVLPDDEFDEESSIIRFLRER
- a CDS encoding D-alanine--D-alanine ligase family protein encodes the protein MSGQDRIDDAAGRKVRVAVIFGGQSGEHDVSLRSAQTVLGALDETRFEAIPIGVTREGQWLTGSDSMAQLTASSPLFALEGPSEPDAETLEIALASTSQSLPGGFGADIDVVFPVLHGPMGEDGTVQGMLELAGIPYVGSNVLGSALAMDKAMAKLVFEQHGIPQAPWLLVNRRDWERDPGAVAGKISIQLGYPCFVKPANMGSSVGVSKVHNPTELAAAMELAGRLDRRIVVEKGVNARELEVSVLGNEDPIASVVGEVVSVNEFYDYSAKYVDEGSQLLVPADIPADVQAEIQRIAVEAFIALDLAGLARVDFFLDVDTGQVLLNEVNTMPGFTSISMYPRLWEASGISLPELVERLLQLALARSEDRKASAAHS
- the murB gene encoding UDP-N-acetylmuramate dehydrogenase, which encodes MNRTVSSLAQTTIPGFPDLKLLANAPMANMTTWRIGGPADYVVRAGHPDKVMAALSWAHDEGLPVTVIGGGSNLLVGDEGIRGLVIVARTPGERAESLLTHEDQGDWVRVRVGAQAPLSWVGRHCCEQGWAGMDWGVGLPGAIGGATVNNAGAHGTEMKDHLDVVEIALSDASTERHDRAWLNPTYRHTRLKDASQPRGVAVNWVELVLPKGDPVELRRLADDHADYRHRTQPTGRCAGSTFTNPPDDYAGRLIEAAGLKDFAIGGVRFSTIHSNFIVNDGTGTAEQVLALIAHAQAVVLDRFGVHLETEIEPIGEFAGRSVL
- the murC gene encoding UDP-N-acetylmuramate--L-alanine ligase, which encodes MTLDVLPNPPARVHFIGIGGIGMSGLAAVLHEQGFVVTGSDSGTNAQTEQLAARGIVIQRGHDLTELAAIANLVVITAAVRDNPEIIAAREAGVPIIKRALLLGMLARKKTSIAVAGSHGKSTTSGMLATALHALGAEPSYFVGAVVGSSGSNSAWTDGAHIVVEADEYDRSFWTLHPDAAIITNIEFDHPDLFTPESYDEAFARFARQIEPGGVLVARGDDPGVARILPGLAVEPFQVITFGEEPGSDWRVTKRDDRWFVTPRGGRPIPLELQVPGKHNVMNAVAALAVLTHLGFDMEASVVALATFGGVGRRFELVGQAAGVTVIDDYAHHPTEIAATLHAARDRFPDRRLWAVFQPHTFSRTEALLNDFAAALAEADEIALLDIYAAREIDGGTVSSADVQRLIGPRAQLVGGVSDVVPAVYPLLQEGDVVLTIGAGDVTHAAPALVRALERGSID
- the murD gene encoding UDP-N-acetylmuramoyl-L-alanine--D-glutamate ligase; this translates as MISYQGKRVTVMGLGTRAGGLGVARYFAEQGAIVTVTDGKSEAELADTLSELRDLPIQFALGGHQERHFTPEGADLVVRNPAVRRSSPFLALARDSGVPVEMEMSIFLQASPAPVIGITGTKGKTSTATLTGALLRAWRPNTVLAGNMGVSAVAFLAELEADTPVVLEISNWQLEAMDERQIGPSIAVLTNIHEDHLDTYDDFDDYAETKRSIARHLSPDDSLIVNRDNAEAWRAAEHTRARIVSFGSVRPVDHGFWLEDRTVCWVTAVSIGCVELPDRFVYQGMHQRMNAMAAIAAAIMRGAGEEAIRTGLDAYQGVPNRNELVAEIDGVLYVNDTAATAPAAAIAALDAYPGRRVHVIAGGFDKKLDLASLGTALATKAASVILLEGTATPFLMDAIAAAGGSWFGPFDSMDAAVEKGASLARAGDVVLLSPGCASFGLFRDEFDRGDKFRQAVATLSGHNARATR
- the mraY gene encoding phospho-N-acetylmuramoyl-pentapeptide-transferase gives rise to the protein MSDATAAGHLNFGVLVTSVMPTDPNQNMAVSLALASLAFIVTVLIGRPIVTLLRVKKAGKQIRKEGPASHIVKMGVPTMGGIMVSTTVVILTVVFNLAGRLSMLLPVGILVAFAILGALDDRQSFVGAKRHGMTARRKLFWQTWISFIAGLLLYLPDPYGLGLHHVYIPFMGSYSLGLLYLPIAILTIIAMSNAVNITDGLDSLAGGLSAIAFVAYGVIAYQQGQVGVVTFSFTMVGSLLGFLWFNAHPAQVIMGDTGSLMLGATLAVCAFMTGQWLLLPIVGIVFVAEIVSVMLQVSYFKWTGGKRIFKMTPLHHHFEEKEDGWSETQVTLRFWIIGMMFGLIGVAFALL
- the murF gene encoding UDP-N-acetylmuramoyl-tripeptide--D-alanyl-D-alanine ligase, which codes for MPAPARARTSPPIPLSELLDASGAEVIGVIDPETEFRWIERNSRDVKPNDLFIAVKGEVHDGHAFVADAAAHGASAALVRADWAAQHADMSIPLIAVPDPVEALQQLAAARRAKLDIGVVGVTGSLGKTSTKETIAAVLGARYVTYRSPGNMNSEIGLPLSILEIGPDVQTAVLEMGGAYAMGEVALLAQIAKPHVGVVTTVHPIHLERLGSIEAIAETKRELPAALDSSGFAVLNGDDPRVRAMAEHTGATVLTYGSDATNTLWYGDLETFGNDGIAFTLHGLWPTRRISLPLAGAHSVELVMAALLCGHALGLELDDMLEPLSDRSVQIRLVAVAGPNGSRLIDDTYNASAPSVLSALRVLRETPAARRIAVLGGMRELGAETDEQHRIVGETAARSVDLLLTFGELAMKIAESARETAKVDGSSLSVQSFHEDQREELTASLLSELSDGDLVLLKGSRGLEMERIVRALVNVTEDSNPIA